A genome region from Blautia coccoides includes the following:
- a CDS encoding ABC transporter permease, whose product MEKKKKSGLFLTVAPLYIFTLVFVAGPLVYMIALSFATNSDGWGTVWKFTLENYKKIADPVYLKSFSQSFQLAFTSTICITLLGYPFGYFMAKQSDKWKKRIMLLVMVPFWTSSLIRMYGWIILLQAKGVFNTLLMKLGIIQEPLKILYSYPAVVIGMVYALLPFMVLSVYSSVEKMDWSLVEAARDLGASRPMAFLTVTLKLTLPGLLTGVILSFVPSMGLFFIADILGGNKIVLVGSVIQDQLTRGSNWPFAAALAVVLMALTSIMIYLYRKITHVKDLEGFF is encoded by the coding sequence ATGGAGAAAAAGAAAAAATCGGGACTGTTTCTGACGGTTGCACCCCTCTATATCTTTACCCTTGTCTTTGTGGCCGGACCACTGGTCTATATGATAGCGCTGAGTTTTGCCACAAACAGCGACGGGTGGGGTACCGTGTGGAAATTTACCCTGGAAAATTATAAGAAGATAGCAGACCCTGTCTATCTAAAAAGCTTTAGCCAATCCTTCCAATTGGCCTTTACCAGTACCATCTGTATTACGCTGCTGGGATATCCCTTCGGATATTTTATGGCAAAGCAGTCAGATAAATGGAAAAAGAGGATCATGCTGCTGGTCATGGTGCCCTTCTGGACCAGCTCTCTGATCCGCATGTATGGGTGGATCATTCTGCTCCAGGCAAAAGGTGTGTTCAACACTCTTTTAATGAAGCTGGGCATTATTCAGGAGCCTCTGAAAATTCTCTATTCCTATCCGGCAGTTGTCATCGGTATGGTGTATGCACTGCTGCCGTTTATGGTGCTCTCCGTGTATTCCAGCGTGGAAAAGATGGACTGGTCATTAGTGGAGGCCGCAAGGGATCTGGGTGCCAGCCGCCCAATGGCATTTTTGACGGTAACCCTGAAGCTGACGCTGCCGGGACTTCTGACCGGTGTGATCCTTTCCTTTGTGCCGTCTATGGGCCTGTTCTTTATCGCGGACATTCTGGGCGGTAATAAAATTGTTCTGGTGGGAAGCGTGATCCAGGATCAGCTCACAAGAGGAAGCAATTGGCCATTTGCAGCAGCCCTCGCAGTGGTGCTCATGGCTCTTACTTCCATTATGATTTATCTGTACAGGAAAATCACCCACGTGAAAGATTTGGAGGGATTCTTTTGA